The Thermoanaerobaculia bacterium DNA segment GAAAATGTCTTTCAGCTTTGACTCGGTGGAGATCAGGAAGGCGGAGGAGGGCCCGTGAAAAGAATGAGGTTCGTCCTGAGAATTGAAAGTTACGAGGGCCGCGATACGTTCCTTCGCTGCGGAGATGAAGGCCAAGACTTTCTCTTCGCGATCGCCGTTCTCGCCGATGGCTATCTCACGATCGTCGATATTGGATACAGAACCCAAAAAGAAGCTCTTGAGGCTTGGCCGGAAGCTAGCCCGATTCCTGAAGAGGTTTATTAGGCGCGGGGCCCGGGAAATTACTCCGACGGCAGCGGGGGAACATTCGCGAGCGCGAGCGTCGAACCGATCTCCGCCTTCTCCTTCGCCGCGGCGCCGTCGGGGATCTCGAGGACGTAGAGAGACTTCACCCTGGGTCCGTAAGTCGGGCAAGGATCGTCCTTGCACGGCGGGGTGTGGGCCGAGACGAAGATCACCCGCCGGTTCGCGTCCATCCAGACGATGTCGATCGGGAAGTTGCAGTTCTTCATCCAGAACGCCTCGACCGTGGGACGGGGGAACAGGAAGAGCATCCCCCGGCCGTCCGCCAGGCTCTCGCGATACATCAGCCCCTGCGCGCGCGCGTCGGGCGTCGCCGCGATCTCGACGCGGTAGGTGTTGCCGGACGGCATCGTCACCGTCGGCTGATCCTTCGCCGCTTTCCCGGCGTCTTTCGGCACGCCGTTGGACCGCGCGCAGCCGAGAGCAAG contains these protein-coding regions:
- a CDS encoding DUF192 domain-containing protein, coding for MTVRSVARIPARFTIFFSIALALGCARSNGVPKDAGKAAKDQPTVTMPSGNTYRVEIAATPDARAQGLMYRESLADGRGMLFLFPRPTVEAFWMKNCNFPIDIVWMDANRRVIFVSAHTPPCKDDPCPTYGPRVKSLYVLEIPDGAAAKEKAEIGSTLALANVPPLPSE